TATAAGGAAACTTTCGGAGTTGACATCAGTAAGAATGTCTTTGATGTATTCGGTAGTACCAGTGGCCACAACCAGTTCAATAATGATGAAAAAGGATTTAAATCTTTTTTGAAGATACTTTCTAATAATTCAATTGTAGCTATGGAAGCAACGGGTTACTATCATTATAGGCTTGCACAGTTTCTTTACAAAAACAATGTGGCGGTGTCTGTTGTAAATCCTTTATCTGTAAAACGTTTTATACAGATGAAGCTTGCCAAGGTAAAGACCGACAAGAGTGATGCAAAAGCCATTTGCGAGTATTCCCTCGCCAATGACGTTCCACTTTACAATGCCTTTACAGATGTACAGGCCGAGTGCTTGCAACTGTTTCGTTTGATGGACAGTTACCTTAAAAAACGTACCGCTACTAAAAATAAAATGCACGGTGAGGAAACCTTGGGCATCCCGTCAAAGTTCGTGTATCGTTCATTAAAGCGCGATAAAAAACACTTGGACAAAGAGCTTGCTGGAATAGAAGAACGCCTGCTTGAATTGGTGAGGCAAGAGCAGCAACACCAGCTAACGCTTTTGCAGACTGTTCCTGGCATTGGAGCCAAGACAGCTTTGTTTTTAATTGTGGTAACCGATGGCTTTTCCAAATTTGAAACGGGGGCGCAGCTTTGCAGTTATGTGGGCATCACACCTACCACTAGGGAATCTGGAAGTAGTGTACGTGGTCGTAGCAGAATTAGTAAGGTTGGCAATAAGAAAC
This region of Aequorivita marisscotiae genomic DNA includes:
- a CDS encoding IS110 family transposase — translated: MNKYKETFGVDISKNVFDVFGSTSGHNQFNNDEKGFKSFLKILSNNSIVAMEATGYYHYRLAQFLYKNNVAVSVVNPLSVKRFIQMKLAKVKTDKSDAKAICEYSLANDVPLYNAFTDVQAECLQLFRLMDSYLKKRTATKNKMHGEETLGIPSKFVYRSLKRDKKHLDKELAGIEERLLELVRQEQQHQLTLLQTVPGIGAKTALFLIVVTDGFSKFETGAQLCSYVGITPTTRESGSSVRGRSRISKVGNKKLRNLLFLCAFNACKYNRACQALYQRIVNKGKSKKLALIAVANKLLKQCFAIAKSGLPYDADFVSVLAEK